One Bombus pyrosoma isolate SC7728 linkage group LG11, ASM1482585v1, whole genome shotgun sequence DNA segment encodes these proteins:
- the LOC122572582 gene encoding uncharacterized protein LOC122572582 has product MTRCQNLHCTKQSYASSTMTDSGSLSWIEQKEMPRCPKSTITCGMLPTLRALASKECENSQGTICLVPFDANMDSASHLQIILLEAYCRETGIKVLRVSRERIRDHLCPGSGDLSCVLISNDDPYFLDTPE; this is encoded by the exons ATGACGCGTTGCCAAAACTTACACTGTACAAAACAATCCTACGCATCATCTACGATGACTGACAg TGGCAGTTTATCATGGATCGAACAGAAAGAAATGCCAAGATGTCCTAAAAGCACAATAACTTGCGGTATGCTACCGACGTTAAGAGCCTTGGCATCCAAGGAATGCGAGAACAGCCAGGGTACTATCTGCCTCGTGCCGTTCGACGCTAATATGGATTCCGCCAGTCATCTACAGATAATACTATTGGAAGCATATTGCCGCGAGACGGGGATCAAGGTGTTGAGAGTATCCAGAGAGAGGATACGGGATCATCTATGCCCTGGAAGCGGCGATTTATCCTGCGTTCTCATCTCCAACGACGATCCATATTTCTTAGATACTCCGGAGTGA